The genome window TAACAAGATAATAagaactagaaataataatatattgctttgggatatgtgttacaatgtgttttacaaataatcagaccccctttatatggTAGGGGAGTCCTACGTTAGGtataactctataaaaggtaaaaaatttcATGATTTGCTAATTAGCCGGTTTCTTATTGAtatgtgccgagattcccgccgtgatACCTGATCGGTTACGGATATTTTGGCCTTCCGTTATTCGGTTTGTCAATGTTTCCTTAAGTTTGTTCGAGGTCGGGGTCGATTCCGGGTTATGGACTCGATGTTCTTGAGGACGGGTATTCTGACCTCGTATTCTGGTTCGATAGAACCCGAGGTCGATCTTCAACCTATCACGCTTCAATCATGATATGTCATGTAGTAGACGGGTCCgacttcgaccgtatacaaaactAAAGGGATTGTTTGAGCGAAAAATGCCACTGATGTAGATAAGATTTTTTCCTTTTACGTGGCGAGTCATTTGGACGGAATTGTTTATAGAAATAACTAGATTacaactggtaattgaaaaataggcacaattttaaaaataatcgAAATTTAACTATTTCgtgtaaagataaaatctgaacaaaaatacctttaaaaattcagaaaaattccagcataatatgctagagttcgaattttttacatatgagattccaacataatatgctggaattttACAATGTGCTgaagttccaatataatatgctggaattttATATACAagagctccataatccagcatattatgctagatTTTTTTGTGTTTCAGCAAAGCAATGActatttttaatgactttgcaaacgatAGATATTTTCGATTTTCAATTcgaaaactgactagcccgtTCTATTTTCACCGTTTGGACGGGATAATAATTTTAGCTGCTTGTGACTCGTCTCATTTTTCTCATTGTgccgaaaattttgaaaaagtaaaaGCGTAGGCTTCTCCGCATGTTAACATTTTAATATATGTAACTTACTAGGGATTCCAACTTATTATGATCAAAAGTAGCTAGAATAGATTGATTTATAAATTAAAAGAAGGCCATTTCAACATGAATTCATGATTTGAAAATCACAAGGTCATGTCATCTTCAAATTCAACTTAATTATGACCCAAAAGCCAACCTTTCAAATTTTGTTTTTTTAAGACTTAACCATCCAATATACAAACTCCATCAAAGTGACGAAGTTATTTGATTACGGATAGTGATGATAAAATggttaaaaaaaattagttaaCCATcaatattatccactaaaaaatggaTTGGATAGTGATTTTTTAAAAACagatcaaatatggataaaaattatattattcatttagaaaatggataacctatggataactaatgagtttaacttttacatttgtaaagcctcaaattaggGGTTACTCAAGTTTGGAAAactagaaattctcccaaaagtgatcatattcaagaagccacgAATAATATATTATTCGCCGGTTAGCCCGTTTTtcatccgtattaaatatggattgggtcggataatttatccgttttttcatTATCCGTTTTTGATCCGTCTTATATCCGACCCGATCCGCCCGTTTGCAATTACAGATAACATAATCATGTCTGTCTGATGGAGCAAATTGGATGATTGGGCCTACAGCTGCCCCTTCCTCCCCTCAATTTCCTTCACTTAATATGAACCTTGAGTCATCGAGAGATCTTGATTGCCGTATCCATACACCAATCTCTAGAAGCTTTGGAAATATTCGTTTGTATAGCCTCAGTTATTTTGTGGTCACACACTTCATTAATCACCGGATAATTCTATTAAGAGGATAAAGCACTTCCTAATTAAAAGTTCTACTCGAATATTTCGTTATCCCAACCATCTCATGATACCCTTCGAAGGTCCAACCTTTCAATCTTTACATATTCAACTACTTATCTATTTCGTTTATTTCACTCTCGAGGGCTTAGAAAGTTTCTCAATAAAAATGAACTATGTAAATCTAATTCCATGTGAGAACGGTACTGCAATTGAAATATAGAAGCAGTCTGTCCACCTTTCCTACTAAATGGAGTGCCGAATCTTGAAAAATAAACTTGTGCAAATTTTTCTTAGTATGATGGACCGGGACATGTGGTCCTTTCATTGCATGTTATTAAATTCATGCCACTTGCCAACATTATTTTCAGAGCTTACATATTCCTACAAATAGTCAATCACGTGTTTCTCTTTCCTAGTTATTATTTACTCCATTTAGTTTGGACTATATCTGTTGAGTGGTTAGCATCAAACACGTCGATCATTACTTTATTTAATTTCAAAAACattttattatttcaaataaGGAAATCTACAAATTTATCTTCCTTAGTTTGTGTACTCCGTATCTAATGGTTTCGATGTTTTACTACATTAAGCTATAAATTTTGCTTAAATAATTGAAAGTAATGAcaataacaacaaactcagtataaTCTCATAATTAGGGTCTAGGGAGAGTAGTGTACGCTAGGGACATATCCAGAATTTATTAGTTGCAGGTGCCACTCTTTAGGTAAACATATACCTGGCTCTAGCCACAAAGACCAATAGAAAGGGCGAAACCAGTGGCACCCGCATTACGTTTGTGAACTGTGGATGTCACTTtaactatatatacattttagcCTAGATATATACTTACAAATTCAAAATTTTAGCCGAAGCGGGCAGATGCCGTACCACCCCGAACTCTCAAGGTAGATCCGCCTCTGGTACACAGATCTTACCCATACCTATTGTGAGGGTAAAGAGAGATTATTTCCGATATACATTCGGCtaaaaaaaatcgaaaataatgacatttgaaggaaaaaaaacaTATTTGAAGAAAGGGGTAATAGaccttttttgttttgttttgttatgTAGGCCAAATTTTAGTACAAAAATGATGAACCGACTTGGTAGATGATGTTTTTGGATTACTTGAGAAGACTTGGCCAATGACTCATGGAATATGACCTTCTTGGATTACTATAGAAGACTTGGACGTAGCCTGTCGTACGTACATTTTTAATGCATTTATTAATTTTCTCATTTTTTATGACATTGACGTACGAAGACTCATTAATTAGCCTGCATTAAAACAAGTCAAAGGGTCAAATATATCctgtatttttaaaaataatctaAGAATATTTTTCGTTATACTATTAGACTATATATATCTTTTCCGTCATACTTtagaacaaatatacccttattttggatggagtgccacgtgtcagcaccagatgaaaacgactCATTTCTTTTTTTTACCCAATCCATTTTAAAAAACccaccacccgacccgttttaaaattcagttttttaaagcatatattttgtaaaaattagaatttttttgtaaaaactgaaaaaaaattaaatatgctttaaaaactgaaaaatatatattctgtaaaagctgaaaaaaaaaaagaaatttacaaaatatatatttttgagttttttaaaatattttttttgtaaaaattgaaaaaaaaaaagattttgcaaattatttttattttttaaaatctaatgcatatgtagtccactgctttaggagagtccttttttttcagtttttaatttttttttttaatttttacaaaacaaatacttaaaaaaactgaaaaaactaaaaaaatatatatattgcaatttttatttttattttagtttttacagaatatatatttttagtttttaaagcatttttaaaaaaaatattgttttttcagtttttacaaaaaataatactttaaaaaaactgaaaagacttaaaaaatctcaataaaaaataatacatTGAGATTATGTGTTAAAAAtctccttttctttttaaatATCATATTCATTCAAATACCTTAACATCAAATGAGATTGAGAAAATATATAATCTGTAGAATAAAGCTTCATTTGGTCACAATAATTTCCTAATCAAGAACATTTGCCAATGCTTTTCAATCTTGCTTTATTAGTGGCTTTTTTCTTAGTTGATTTTGCACCAGCTTCTTGTGAAGTTGATGGATTCATTTACAATGGATTCCAGTCAAGGAATCTTAGCTTGGATGGCATAGCTGAATTCACATCCAATGACCTTTTGCTATTAACAAATTCTAAAACACAAGATCAAGGCCATGCTTTTTATCCAAATCCAATCCATTTCAAGAATTCACCTATTGGTACTGCATTTTCTTTCTCCACAACTTTTGTGTTTGCCATAAGGTCTGATTATGGAAATTTGAGTGGTCATGGACTAGTTTTCGTTATCACGCCAAAAAGAGGACTTGAAGGGGCTTTTCCTAGCCACCATCTTGGCCTTTTTAACTcaaccaataatggaaatagtTCAAACCATGTTGTTGGTGTTGAGCTTGATACAATCATAAGCAAGGAATTTGATGATATCAATGACAATCATGTTGGAATTGATATCAATGGATTGACTTCTAAAGCAAATCAGACAGCAGGTTATTATAATGAAACTGGCTTGTTTCATAACTTGAAAATTATTAGTGGCCAGCCAATGCAAGTTTGGGTGGATTATGATGGCAACACTCAGCATATTAATGTAACATTAGCTCCATTATATGTGGGAAAACCAGTTAGGCCACTCTTGGCTTTGAAATATGATCTTTCACCAATTCTTGATCAGAATATGTATGTTGGTTTTTCATCATCAACTGGTTCAGTCCCAACACATCATTATATCTTGGGATGGAGTTTCAAGACAAATGGAAAAGCTCAAGAACTTTCTCAACTTCCTAATCTTCCTCGTCTTGGGCGCAAAGAGTTACCAAGATTTTTAACAACTGGTTTGCCAATAATCTCTTTGGTATCATTAGTTATAGCAATCTCAGTGGTGGTTTATTATATAAGAAGGAAAAAGAAATTTGAAGAACTTCTTGATGATTGGGAACTTGACTATAGACCACAAAGGTTCAAGTATAAAGATTTGTATACTGCTACTAAGGGATTCAGAGAAAAAGAACTATTGGGAGCTGGAGGATTTGGTAAAGTTTATAGAGGAGTGATACCTATTTCGGAACTTGAGATAGCTGTAAAGAAGATATCACAAGAATCACAACAAGGGATGAAGGAATTTATTGCAGAGATTGTAAGCATCGGTCGTATACAACACAGGAATTTAGTACCACTTTTAGGATATTGCAGGCGAAAAGGAGAGTTGCTTTTGGTTTATGAATACATGCCTAATGGAAGTCTAGACAAGTACTTATTCGATCAACCAAGATTCACCCTCAATTGGAACCAAAGATTCAGAGTCATTAGAGGCGTAGCGTCAGGACTATTTTTCCTACACGAAGAATGTGACCACGTAGTGGTTCATCGAGATATTAAGGCCAGTAATGTCTTGTTGGATGGTGAACTAAATGGAAGGTTAGGAGACTTCGGCCTCGCGAGGCTATATGGTCATGGAACAGATCCTCACTCTACTCGTGTCGTTGGTACTCTTGGTTACCTTGCACCAGAGCATACTAGAACCGGTAGGGCAACTCCTAGTAGTGATGTATTTTCCTTTGGGGCTTTTTTGCTTGAAGTTGCCAGTGGTAGGAGGCCGATAGAGCCAAGACAAGACAGTGATGATCTGATTTTGGTCGATTGGGTGTTCTCGTGCTGGAATAGAGGTAATATTCTTCAGGCTGTTGATCCAAACATAGGCATTGATTTTGTTCAAGGACAAGTGGAGTTGGTCTTAAAGTTAGGCTTGTTGTGCTCTCATTCAGAGCCCTCCTTTAGGCCAACCATGCGACAAATCTTGTTGTTCTTGGATGGCGTTGTGGCCTTACCAGAGTTACCAGCACTCGGCATTTCATCAGCTGGCCTAACATTTGACTATCGCGGTGGTTTTGATGATTTTGTCATGTCATATCCGTCGTCTTTGGGTAATGCACATTCCCGCGGTCTATCAGTAACAGACTCTCTTCTCTCTCAAGGCCGATGATTCATGATGAGTTGGATAGAATTTCTTGGAGAAATATTGATGTATTAAGCCTTGGTAAATATAACCTCGGATTATGTACTTCTGATAATTTTTGAGTATATTATGATAGAATACTACTATTAACCTTTTTCCCCTATCCAGAATTCAAAACTTGAAACGATTTATTGAGAAATGTCCAAGATATCAGCCGTGGTACTATCCTGATTTTATAGTTTACTTTAACCACAGTGCTTTTATATCCCACGTAAACTGCACATCTATGAATATTGCTACTGTTAATTTGGCTTTAGTTGTTGCACTAGAATATCTGTgaagttttacattattttgAGCTTGACACCCTATTCAGCTACAAATATGAAGATATTAACGACAACCATGTTGTCATTGACATAAATCGGAGGAAGTCAAAAGTATTTAAGCCAGTAGAATATGACACTAGTAGCAGCTTATTGTAAAATTTGAATCTTGACGGAAATAGGCAATGATAAACCAAACACTTGGAATATGTTAGGCACCCTAAGAGAAAAAGGTTCCAAGTGATTTAAGGGCTATGCATCAAGCTGGGGCGCAAAGCCCATCAACCAAGCTCCATGTTCGACCATGACTCCAACCTCGGCCATCCCGGACCCATCATCTGGGACTCACCTAGGCAGAATGGTGGTGTTACCCAACAACCCCCAACACCTGCCACACACAAGCATATTGTACCTGATAATCGAATCTATGACCTTGGTTTGATATCACTTGTTAGGATCAAAGTGCTTACCATCATGCTAAAAGTTATAGCTAATATCAAGGTGTTGGGAAAAAGAAACTAGAAGGAGCAAGTGAACAAAGAGCAACAGAGCAAAAGAAAACTAATGGAGAAAAATCTGCTGTAAATTTTATTCTGCTGAAACTATTTTACAACTGAAACAAACGGGAAGTGCCTATAAATAGGCTTAAAATGAAACTGGAAATTCTAAAAATCTAGGTCCAATAAACCCACTAGTAGCTATTTATTTGCAACAGCCATATCTAACGTGCTTAAATATAGGAAACAAACTAACAACCTACCGCAGACTTAGTCAAATGTTTTTGAATCACTTTTCAACACAAGGCCATGTAACATTGTTTTGTTAATCAAGACTATCAAGCAAGCGGCATGTTCGACCATGACTTCGACCCGAGCCATACCTGACAAATTGCCTAGGCCACGCCAGGATGTAGCTAGTCGATCTGGAAGAACGTGTCGTGGAAAGTACTTTCGATTATAAACTGCATACAACTACATGAATGAATTGGACGATTACATAAATACAAAGGACCAACCTTGCAAATCTTGTGCTCTTTCTTAAGAGCCTTGGGATTCATGGCTTGCTGAATTTTGGCATTATGGACCTCCCACCAGCAGAAGCTCTACTTAAACCCCTAGAATTTACCCTTAATAAACTTGGTGCGTTAACAAAAGTAGGAAGAGGAATGGTCGTGACAAATAGTACAAGTGTTCTCATGAAATAATAAGTATTGCTGCAATGCTTTATGTGGGGGAATTCGGTCTTCTATCGTCCACGCGGACAATGCATGGATTAGTTTTCAGTCGCTATGAATTACTTGAGGCCAGAAGCATGAAGAGAGCTAAGGATATCCGACGGAAATTGAGTTGACTGACTTGGAAGCTATAAAGAATTCCAAGTCTATAACACCAGGAGCAAGACTATGGATGTTATCGAAGTGTTAAACATCCCCATACAGACACTTCATATTCGCCCTAGCTCAAGTTTAGCGCAGGTGCTTCCTAGAGGGTTGTCTACCATGAACTGGTCTTGACAACTAAGGAGTACACGCAGCAGGTTACTAAATAAACTGAAACCAGAAGGCCTTGTACAAATAGCTCAAAGAAAATGCCTCTCGTGGAAGTGGCTCTGCATCTTAGGCCTGTTTTTGCAATGAGTCGTAGAACATTGTCAAGAGAGTGGCTTATGCTAGGAGTTTGGAAATTCGCCCATTATACTTCTAGGTAGAAGAATTCTGCTTACTGTACAAGTCCACGGACATTAACTGAGGGGAATCAGATAGCTGTATATAGGATTTTGTATattcttctttatttctttttggtTTTCTTATGACTTCACAACTTTGCCTATAGAGAAAGCTGGAACGCATCCTCACTACTTGGTTTACGGACTACAGTGGAATACGAAGAATATGCACTGTTCGCATTCTTTTTTTTGGTACGTTATAAGCTAATGAGATTATATGATCATGTTTTAACAAGAAAAAGTAATCTTATTGAATTACGATAATAGATGATTTTAGTATTCGGCCAAGTAT of Nicotiana tomentosiformis chromosome 7, ASM39032v3, whole genome shotgun sequence contains these proteins:
- the LOC104090002 gene encoding L-type lectin-domain containing receptor kinase IV.1-like encodes the protein MLFNLALLVAFFLVDFAPASCEVDGFIYNGFQSRNLSLDGIAEFTSNDLLLLTNSKTQDQGHAFYPNPIHFKNSPIGTAFSFSTTFVFAIRSDYGNLSGHGLVFVITPKRGLEGAFPSHHLGLFNSTNNGNSSNHVVGVELDTIISKEFDDINDNHVGIDINGLTSKANQTAGYYNETGLFHNLKIISGQPMQVWVDYDGNTQHINVTLAPLYVGKPVRPLLALKYDLSPILDQNMYVGFSSSTGSVPTHHYILGWSFKTNGKAQELSQLPNLPRLGRKELPRFLTTGLPIISLVSLVIAISVVVYYIRRKKKFEELLDDWELDYRPQRFKYKDLYTATKGFREKELLGAGGFGKVYRGVIPISELEIAVKKISQESQQGMKEFIAEIVSIGRIQHRNLVPLLGYCRRKGELLLVYEYMPNGSLDKYLFDQPRFTLNWNQRFRVIRGVASGLFFLHEECDHVVVHRDIKASNVLLDGELNGRLGDFGLARLYGHGTDPHSTRVVGTLGYLAPEHTRTGRATPSSDVFSFGAFLLEVASGRRPIEPRQDSDDLILVDWVFSCWNRGNILQAVDPNIGIDFVQGQVELVLKLGLLCSHSEPSFRPTMRQILLFLDGVVALPELPALGISSAGLTFDYRGGFDDFVMSYPSSLGNAHSRGLSVTDSLLSQGR